One segment of Desulfovermiculus halophilus DSM 18834 DNA contains the following:
- a CDS encoding DUF3473 domain-containing protein, with protein MGKRLSHGSNRPGISPQNRRERISGPKATFFFLAWVARRFPRLVQEVHERGHEVASHGCNHMLLSQMSSSQIFQDLYESKQILEDITGSPVLGYRAPSFSIALDHFDLLEKAGYAYDSSYNSFALHKRYGRLDLTRFCQNGIAYRINKNFAELPVSNLRIRNIIFPWGGGGYFRLLAPAIFYWGVRRIMSSHGGFVFYLHPWELDPEQPKARHLSAFSKFKHYVNLEKTSGRLLNFVKRFEGCSFVTCGDYLKG; from the coding sequence ATGGGCAAAAGGTTAAGCCACGGAAGCAACAGGCCGGGCATAAGTCCGCAGAATCGACGGGAGCGCATCTCCGGACCAAAGGCAACATTTTTTTTCTTGGCCTGGGTGGCCCGGAGGTTTCCCCGTCTTGTCCAGGAGGTGCATGAGCGGGGGCATGAAGTTGCGTCCCATGGGTGCAATCATATGCTCCTCTCGCAGATGTCTTCCTCTCAGATTTTCCAGGATCTGTATGAAAGCAAGCAAATCCTTGAAGATATAACCGGCAGTCCGGTTTTGGGCTACCGGGCACCGAGCTTCTCAATCGCATTGGATCATTTCGACCTCCTGGAAAAAGCAGGCTATGCATATGATTCAAGCTACAACTCTTTTGCCCTGCATAAACGATATGGACGCTTGGATTTGACCCGGTTTTGCCAAAACGGGATTGCCTATCGGATCAATAAAAACTTTGCTGAACTTCCGGTCAGCAATCTGCGCATCCGAAACATCATTTTTCCCTGGGGGGGCGGCGGGTACTTTCGTTTGCTGGCACCGGCGATATTTTACTGGGGAGTAAGGCGAATCATGAGCTCGCATGGGGGGTTTGTTTTTTACCTTCATCCCTGGGAACTGGATCCTGAGCAGCCCAAAGCCCGTCATCTTTCAGCTTTCTCCAAGTTCAAGCATTATGTGAATCTGGAAAAAACCAGTGGTCGACTGTTGAACTTTGTTAAAAGATTTGAAGGCTGTTCTTTTGTTACCTGTGGAGACTACCTCAAGGGATAA